A window of the Rickettsia felis URRWXCal2 genome harbors these coding sequences:
- the yhbH gene encoding Probable sigma(54) modulation protein: MIISVSAQHISIGNSLQEYSKERATQVVKKYFTDIINIDIHFSKEGINFKCDIIVKYGSGKHSIVKSNDSCSDIYVAFDKAMSKLEKQLRKYKSKFKNHHAGKVKISEIAYEGTKYIINPQSDSDTSNSEDNDNPAIIAEKPVEILKLSVKEAVMKMDLEDLPAVVFKNINNDRINIVYYRKDGNISWVDYN; the protein is encoded by the coding sequence ATGATTATTTCAGTTTCAGCTCAACATATTTCGATCGGTAATAGCTTACAAGAATATTCCAAAGAGAGGGCTACGCAAGTAGTTAAAAAATATTTTACCGATATAATAAATATAGATATACATTTTTCAAAAGAGGGCATTAACTTTAAATGTGATATTATAGTAAAATATGGATCAGGTAAACATAGTATAGTCAAAAGTAATGATAGTTGTAGTGATATATATGTAGCTTTTGATAAAGCTATGTCAAAACTAGAAAAACAGCTTAGAAAATATAAATCAAAATTCAAAAATCATCATGCGGGTAAAGTAAAAATATCAGAAATTGCTTACGAAGGTACCAAATATATTATTAATCCGCAATCTGATAGTGACACCTCTAACTCCGAAGATAATGATAATCCGGCAATTATCGCTGAAAAGCCTGTAGAAATATTAAAATTATCAGTAAAAGAAGCGGTAATGAAAATGGATTTAGAAGATTTACCTGCGGTAGTATTTAAAAATATCAATAATGATCGTATCAATATAGTTTATTATCGTAAAGACGGTAATATTTCTTGGGTAGATTATAATTAA
- the paaY gene encoding Carbonic anhydrases/Acetyltransferase, isoleucine patch superfamily, which produces MIIIPYKGVTPRIDKTAYIAESSSLIGDVEIGSNSSIWFNTVLRGDVESIKIGNNTNVQDGSVIHTSRFNGPVEIGDNITIGHLSLIHACTIHNNAFIGMNTTIMDYAVIEEYAFIAAGSLILPKKIIKSKELWMGFPAKFVRYLTDQDLEYMQDNVRNYVELANVYKI; this is translated from the coding sequence ATGATTATTATCCCTTATAAAGGAGTTACGCCAAGAATCGATAAAACTGCATATATTGCCGAAAGCAGCTCTTTAATAGGAGATGTTGAAATAGGTAGTAATTCAAGTATTTGGTTTAATACGGTTCTTAGAGGCGACGTTGAATCAATAAAAATAGGAAATAATACTAACGTGCAAGACGGTAGTGTAATTCATACTTCAAGATTTAACGGACCGGTAGAAATAGGCGATAATATAACTATCGGTCATCTCTCTCTTATTCATGCCTGTACAATACATAATAATGCTTTTATCGGTATGAATACTACAATAATGGATTATGCAGTAATAGAAGAATATGCTTTTATTGCAGCAGGAAGCCTAATCCTCCCAAAGAAGATAATTAAATCTAAAGAATTATGGATGGGATTCCCTGCAAAATTTGTTAGATATTTAACTGATCAAGATTTAGAATATATGCAAGATAACGTAAGAAATTATGTAGAACTTGCAAATGTTTATAAGATTTAA
- the sca3 gene encoding Cell surface antigen Sca3 (319 kDa), with protein MKKSKILRKFLTTASLCGTLFTSSNAAGATIPNLGSVSLSTGAGLVGGVFNNGDIIQIAVGGIGIKISADKANAVVGGINTLIALPAFGGVEVSQNVSIGPLSATVGLTPNFGPLKFISNNVTSIITGVGNQTFNNIDFAGKNSTLQINNGLNITTQIDNTVAGNNGIITFAGTGTISNNIGLTNSLSQINVGNGEAQIYMPGAGNSIINAANINLTNNNSILTLFDGNVTTLTGNINNTTGVDGQGILNLAHDLASDNIITGDIGNIGSLAAINVLLGSATLNSTILKATNINLQSNTSVLNLDDDIIVTGNINGANGVNGTLNFIGNATLNGNINNLNILQCSGGNGKILDLQGNITVNSIVFADSVLASGTISVNGLLNVGGITFNNSNASGGTLIINTENTINVALLNAIKAKIQINANLTINDPSAGDIGDIRIANNTTYTIDAANGNVNLLNNGAKIIFEGADSELDLVNTSNINDRQFTFYNNLNKSGNDEYGIVRIGATTKDLTIENNGGPYTIGQDNTHRLKEFIVDGAGNIVVDNTVFTKLLSMNSTGQVTFNQALDLGAGGNIAFGKDGTLVVNGVTGSVTTSANNQGTLTINSGNINGTIGSNGSSLKLVNIGANLVTFSANVFAPVVLTNAGSALTLADGVTLTGAVTTNNNTKGILSLGVGSNVTGQIGANGAALEKINIGAGASSLGSNIYVGSTVLTNQTSVLTLNNNVVVNGNITTTAGNDSGKLIFAGDGSVISNVGANGAALEEVIFNGVDNIGGTANGAVFNVANIAANATVTELMTGDLVYNAAGKVTATGGLTGNIDFQNNAGTFNLGAGSTLTGTVTSTGGVNGTLNVSDAGIITGNIDNLNILEFSGSTGTTLDLQGNTRVNSIVFTNNAAASGTINAGGELTLGSLTFNANAVGDVLVINAPSTINGAILNGLKGKIEIKANLTINDPSAGEVNEIDIADNTTYTIDAKNGNIDLLKNGAKIVFEGADSRLDLINTSVTDDRTFTLYNNLNKSGNDEYGIVRIGATTKDLTIANNGGPYTIGQDNTHRLKNFIVDGAGNIVVDNTVFTKLLSMNSTGQVTFNQALDLGAGGNILFGADGELIVKGVTGSVTTSANNQGTLTIQSGNVTGTIGANGSSLKLVNIGANPVTFSDDVFAPVALTNAGSALTLADGVTLTGAVTTNNNTKGILVLGAGSSVTGGIGGNNAALERVTLGAGASSLGGNIYSGAVALTDQTSILTLQDGAVVNGGITTTAGDGKSKLIFAKDGAVTGNVGAVGSALEEVVFNGADNIGGTANAETFTVANAAANAVITGLATGTLKYTDTGTITANGGWTGDIDFNNKAGTFILGANSTLTGAVSSTGGINGTLKALGSGSITGVVNGLDIFEFSGSNGTAFDLAGNTTVNNVLFTNSNAASGTININAGLNSGQITFNMGNANGGTLVINAPTTVGDIVNAANGNIIINADFTITDPDAGGIHNITIKDNTTYTIDSINGNVDLLANGAKIIFEGADSELDLINANDRTFTLHNNLNPSNAQDEFGIVRIGATKKDLTIANNGGPYTIGQDNTHRLKNFIVDGAGNIVVDNTVFTKLLSMNSTGQVTFNQELDLGADGLIVFGDVGTLIANDDVTGDIDFHGKAGTFELDDGATIDGSVLGTGGVAGTLNFIGDGNVTGNIGTDAANSPATINIQGDNTKNITIANDIFVGNINFTNGGVLQLSGNLTTPNIDFGAKGGTLEFNGNNTYNLNAVIANGQNGILNVFTTLKSTDASIGTVKTINIGKVGTPQNFTVQVNNGNLALLSSPNSSINFGDADSQLILSAPIDQTVTFANSLNGIKTGGGIVTLDGNGNNLTVSGNNGATFGTVGNELASLNIKGKVTVTNNLDVQNIQQLNINNGAVFTDQSLTSAKIANISIGEVTGSATYALDAVNSDFDLNTGGIVFEHQDSVLELKNSSNANDRTITLTAALDPGNDQFGIVNLTTDTNKLTIDNNGNAAYTLGTVNHRLKQLTFSSTGNGAIALNVGINVENIALNVKTIELGVVNANVLFNKNATYTATGDINGNVDFQGNAGVINLNDGIKIDGIVTSTGNVNGTLNWGGAGEVTGLITNIAMLKAGAGDVLLSAGGNYSITEIQGNGNNDLTFAANSNLTGGINTSGGQAVNLVFQGGGSVSGSVGSNAAVGDITIQAGAVNFGSTVKSGNVILSNGATMQVNNNVTATDISGENANDGTLKLNNLAPINITGTLGNNNTIGTIEVANNDATVTGGLKAQNINFSNAAQAATLTLGAAAQVTNITTAGNNIHTLAVTDLDTGNGVIGAANNRLKAIELTGNGTVTVNSKNFYSGITTANNGQGNVKLNIDGGIVYDLGSKLGSLASVQVSGNSTVKGDVYSKDINVDAGKTIDFDRGNNNTNPKNLAVPGAIVDLDVLPRSLSLFNYLTDIKADNLNFADATTTANFKDAVLIDAPINNGGTFKFNENVWLKQEITNAKSIEIASNKFMLLEKNIKADTLIADEANLVLLNNLEMNTNLNVRDVVLDVATYELKYTGNVTHNGLLTIITHFDTALQKGGHILVGNGANVDMSGLDNLIVKIKSRSDITKITSNTKHQVVALEAGGAFTPAPQAKVTIDASGEQNRFVKWVSDANGLVLLANTDNEGGDGGNGGDNGGGDGGNGGGNGGGGSGGGGNSGGGGAVSIFDPSPILDDTKNNQVASGIANQLINNVKGFGNNTDSGKLLNDLGLISPSRVSEALDRLGHRTNTNGINEGVGEFNGIEIEDLLTDIAINMDNLTSERIGNRLEELGDENTLSGQNEPNSNQNRRRRTSTTNNQAAVAAGDEDNIGTGIWGIPFYGKATQKSKNGSSGYKSNTGGGIIGFDYNIDNSIVIGAAYTMADSKVRHKNDKNGDRTKAKSNIYSIYGLYNWLTNNFFVEAIGSYGRNKVKNYEKRLTSTNDQTAIGKFTNTFYSGELLGGYNYLMSHLTTITPMLGIRYATFKNNSYKENSTTFQNLSIRKNSYNKFETILGLKGVTNYLVQDIIVKSELHGFINYNFKGKLPNIDARLDGIDGPLTTVRFKPAKITYNLGGGISTKYNMMEFGIRYNLSLAKKYMANQGSLKIKVNL; from the coding sequence ATGAAAAAATCAAAAATATTAAGAAAATTTCTAACAACGGCATCATTATGCGGAACATTATTCACTAGCTCTAATGCTGCAGGAGCAACAATTCCTAATCTCGGTAGCGTAAGCTTGAGTACCGGTGCCGGTCTTGTAGGAGGAGTATTTAATAACGGCGATATTATTCAAATAGCGGTTGGAGGGATTGGAATTAAAATATCGGCAGATAAAGCAAATGCTGTTGTTGGCGGGATAAATACATTAATAGCACTACCTGCTTTTGGTGGGGTTGAGGTAAGTCAAAATGTATCAATAGGTCCTCTTAGTGCAACAGTAGGGCTTACTCCTAATTTCGGTCCTCTTAAATTTATTAGTAATAATGTTACGTCAATTATTACCGGAGTCGGTAATCAAACATTTAATAATATAGATTTTGCCGGTAAGAATTCTACTTTACAAATTAATAACGGTTTAAATATTACAACTCAGATAGATAATACGGTAGCCGGAAATAACGGTATAATAACTTTTGCAGGTACAGGGACTATATCAAATAATATAGGCTTAACTAATTCTCTTTCTCAAATAAATGTAGGCAATGGGGAAGCACAGATTTATATGCCTGGAGCAGGTAATAGCATAATTAATGCTGCAAATATAAATCTTACTAACAATAACTCTATACTTACTCTTTTTGACGGTAATGTAACAACGTTAACGGGTAATATAAATAATACTACCGGCGTTGACGGTCAAGGGATACTAAATCTAGCTCATGATTTAGCCAGTGATAATATAATAACAGGCGATATAGGTAATATAGGCTCATTAGCCGCAATAAATGTTTTACTTGGGTCGGCAACACTTAATTCTACAATATTAAAAGCTACTAATATTAATTTACAAAGTAATACATCCGTACTTAATTTAGATGACGACATAATTGTTACGGGTAATATAAACGGTGCTAACGGAGTAAACGGTACATTAAATTTTATAGGGAATGCTACACTTAACGGAAATATAAATAATTTAAATATACTTCAGTGTAGTGGAGGTAACGGTAAGATTCTTGATTTACAAGGTAATATTACAGTAAATAGTATTGTTTTTGCAGATAGTGTTTTAGCTTCCGGAACTATAAGTGTTAACGGTCTATTAAATGTAGGAGGTATTACTTTTAATAATAGTAATGCTAGCGGCGGTACTTTAATAATAAATACCGAAAATACAATCAATGTTGCATTATTAAACGCTATAAAAGCAAAAATACAAATAAATGCTAATTTAACAATCAATGATCCAAGTGCCGGAGATATAGGTGATATTAGAATAGCGAATAATACGACATATACAATAGATGCAGCAAATGGGAATGTAAATTTGCTAAATAACGGCGCTAAGATAATATTTGAAGGAGCGGATTCAGAATTAGATTTAGTGAATACTAGTAACATAAATGATAGGCAATTTACCTTCTATAATAATTTAAACAAATCTGGCAATGATGAATATGGAATAGTGAGAATAGGAGCAACCACAAAAGACCTAACTATAGAAAATAACGGTGGTCCTTATACTATAGGACAAGATAATACGCATCGCCTTAAGGAGTTTATAGTAGATGGAGCAGGTAATATCGTAGTGGATAATACGGTGTTTACGAAGTTACTGAGCATGAACAGTACGGGGCAGGTAACATTTAATCAAGCTTTAGATTTAGGTGCAGGCGGTAATATTGCCTTTGGAAAAGATGGTACACTAGTAGTAAACGGTGTAACCGGTTCAGTTACGACTTCTGCAAATAATCAAGGGACACTCACCATCAATAGCGGTAATATTAACGGTACGATAGGTAGCAATGGAAGTAGCTTGAAACTTGTAAATATCGGAGCAAATCTCGTTACGTTCTCAGCGAATGTATTTGCACCGGTAGTTTTGACTAATGCAGGTTCTGCTTTAACTTTAGCAGACGGTGTTACGCTAACCGGAGCAGTAACAACAAATAATAATACAAAAGGTATATTATCGCTTGGAGTAGGAAGTAACGTAACCGGTCAGATCGGTGCAAATGGAGCAGCTCTTGAGAAAATAAATATCGGAGCCGGAGCTAGTAGCCTCGGTAGTAATATATATGTCGGCTCTACGGTATTAACAAATCAAACATCGGTGTTAACTTTAAACAATAATGTAGTCGTTAACGGAAATATAACTACTACTGCCGGAAACGATAGCGGTAAGTTAATATTTGCAGGCGATGGCAGCGTGATAAGTAACGTAGGAGCAAATGGAGCAGCATTAGAAGAAGTAATATTTAACGGTGTAGATAATATAGGCGGTACAGCTAATGGGGCAGTTTTTAATGTAGCAAATATAGCAGCAAATGCAACGGTTACGGAACTTATGACTGGTGATTTAGTATATAATGCAGCAGGAAAAGTAACGGCCACCGGAGGACTTACAGGAAATATTGATTTTCAAAATAATGCGGGTACGTTTAATTTAGGGGCGGGTAGCACACTTACCGGAACGGTAACTAGTACCGGTGGTGTAAATGGAACATTAAATGTTTCAGATGCAGGTATAATTACCGGTAATATAGATAACCTAAATATATTAGAGTTTAGCGGCAGTACCGGTACAACGCTTGATTTACAAGGTAATACTAGGGTAAATAGTATTGTCTTTACAAATAATGCAGCAGCTTCAGGAACTATAAATGCAGGAGGCGAGTTAACCCTTGGTAGTCTTACTTTTAATGCTAATGCAGTAGGAGATGTTTTAGTAATAAATGCTCCAAGTACGATTAATGGAGCAATATTAAATGGTTTAAAAGGAAAGATAGAAATAAAAGCAAATTTAACAATTAACGATCCAAGTGCCGGAGAAGTAAATGAGATTGATATAGCTGATAATACAACTTATACGATTGATGCTAAAAACGGTAATATAGATTTATTAAAAAATGGAGCAAAGATAGTATTTGAAGGAGCAGATTCCAGGTTAGATTTAATAAACACTAGTGTCACAGATGATAGAACATTTACCTTATATAATAATTTAAACAAATCTGGCAATGATGAATATGGAATAGTGAGAATAGGAGCAACCACAAAAGACCTAACCATAGCAAATAACGGCGGTCCTTATACTATAGGGCAGGATAATACCCATCGCCTTAAGAATTTCATAGTAGATGGAGCAGGTAATATCGTAGTGGATAATACGGTGTTTACGAAGTTACTGAGCATGAACAGTACGGGGCAGGTAACATTTAATCAAGCTTTAGACCTAGGAGCAGGCGGTAACATATTATTTGGAGCGGATGGTGAGTTAATAGTAAAAGGTGTAACCGGCTCAGTTACGACCTCTGCAAATAATCAAGGAACACTGACAATACAAAGCGGCAATGTTACCGGTACGATTGGAGCTAACGGCAGCAGCTTAAAACTTGTAAATATTGGAGCAAATCCCGTTACGTTCTCAGATGACGTATTTGCTCCTGTAGCTTTGACTAATGCAGGTTCTGCTTTAACTTTAGCAGATGGTGTTACGCTAACCGGAGCAGTAACAACAAATAATAATACAAAAGGTATATTAGTACTTGGAGCTGGTAGTAGTGTAACTGGAGGAATTGGCGGAAATAATGCAGCACTTGAGCGGGTTACTTTAGGTGCTGGTGCTAGTAGTCTTGGAGGTAATATATATTCGGGAGCAGTAGCTCTAACTGATCAGACATCAATATTGACATTACAGGATGGAGCAGTTGTCAATGGAGGTATAACTACTACAGCAGGTGACGGCAAGAGTAAGTTAATATTTGCGAAGGATGGAGCAGTTACAGGTAATGTTGGAGCGGTAGGTAGTGCTTTAGAGGAGGTGGTATTTAACGGTGCTGATAATATAGGCGGTACGGCGAATGCAGAGACCTTTACTGTTGCCAATGCTGCGGCAAATGCGGTGATTACAGGGCTTGCTACTGGCACGTTAAAATATACAGATACGGGTACAATTACAGCTAATGGAGGGTGGACAGGAGACATCGACTTTAATAATAAAGCTGGTACGTTTATTTTAGGAGCAAATAGTACTCTTACAGGAGCTGTCTCTAGTACTGGTGGTATAAATGGTACGTTAAAGGCTTTAGGTAGTGGTTCTATTACAGGGGTAGTAAATGGTCTAGATATATTTGAATTTAGCGGAAGTAATGGTACAGCTTTTGATTTAGCTGGTAATACTACAGTAAATAATGTTCTTTTTACAAATAGTAATGCAGCCTCAGGTACAATAAATATTAATGCTGGTTTAAATTCAGGGCAGATAACTTTTAATATGGGGAATGCGAATGGTGGAACGCTTGTGATAAACGCACCAACTACAGTTGGAGATATAGTAAATGCTGCTAATGGTAATATAATAATTAATGCTGATTTTACAATTACAGATCCTGATGCTGGTGGTATTCATAATATTACGATCAAAGATAATACAACTTACACGATTGATTCCATCAATGGTAATGTAGATTTATTAGCGAATGGTGCAAAGATAATATTTGAAGGAGCTGATTCAGAGTTAGACTTAATCAATGCAAATGATAGAACATTTACCTTGCATAATAATCTGAATCCATCGAATGCTCAGGATGAGTTTGGGATAGTGAGAATAGGAGCAACCAAAAAAGATCTAACTATAGCAAATAACGGTGGTCCTTATACTATAGGGCAGGATAATACCCATCGCCTTAAGAATTTCATAGTAGATGGAGCAGGTAATATCGTAGTCGATAATACGGTATTTACAAAGCTGCTTAGCATGAATAGTACTGGGCAAGTAACATTTAACCAAGAGCTTGATTTAGGAGCAGACGGTCTTATAGTTTTTGGTGATGTAGGCACGTTAATAGCTAATGATGATGTAACAGGGGATATAGATTTTCATGGTAAGGCTGGTACATTTGAGTTAGATGATGGTGCTACGATTGATGGATCAGTTTTAGGTACTGGAGGAGTTGCCGGTACATTGAATTTTATAGGTGACGGTAATGTAACGGGGAATATAGGTACGGATGCTGCAAATAGCCCTGCTACCATAAATATCCAAGGCGATAATACAAAAAACATAACTATAGCAAATGATATATTTGTAGGTAATATTAACTTTACAAACGGCGGAGTATTACAGCTTAGCGGAAATCTAACCACTCCTAATATTGATTTCGGAGCAAAGGGCGGTACTTTAGAATTTAACGGCAATAATACATATAACTTAAATGCCGTTATAGCAAACGGACAAAACGGTATATTAAATGTTTTCACTACCTTGAAATCTACTGATGCAAGTATCGGTACGGTTAAAACGATTAATATAGGAAAGGTAGGAACTCCACAAAACTTTACTGTTCAAGTTAATAACGGTAATTTAGCTCTTTTAAGTAGTCCAAATAGTAGCATTAATTTTGGTGATGCAGATTCACAATTAATATTATCTGCACCGATAGATCAGACTGTTACATTTGCTAATAGCTTAAACGGTATAAAAACCGGTGGCGGTATTGTAACTTTAGACGGTAACGGTAATAATTTAACCGTAAGCGGTAATAATGGAGCAACATTCGGTACTGTAGGTAATGAGCTAGCTAGTTTGAATATCAAAGGGAAAGTTACTGTCACTAATAATTTGGATGTACAAAATATTCAGCAGTTAAATATAAATAACGGTGCAGTATTTACTGACCAAAGTCTAACATCTGCTAAGATTGCAAATATAAGTATTGGTGAAGTGACCGGCAGTGCTACCTATGCTTTAGATGCTGTAAATAGTGATTTTGATTTAAATACCGGCGGTATAGTATTTGAACATCAAGATTCAGTATTAGAACTTAAAAATAGTTCAAATGCTAATGACCGTACTATAACATTAACAGCTGCTTTAGATCCCGGTAATGATCAATTCGGTATAGTTAACCTAACCACAGATACTAACAAATTAACTATAGATAATAACGGTAATGCGGCTTATACGCTCGGTACTGTAAACCATAGGCTAAAACAATTAACTTTTTCTAGTACCGGTAATGGTGCTATAGCTTTAAACGTAGGAATCAATGTTGAAAATATCGCCTTGAACGTTAAGACAATCGAGCTAGGTGTAGTTAATGCAAATGTTCTTTTTAACAAGAATGCAACATATACGGCAACAGGTGACATAAACGGTAATGTAGATTTCCAAGGTAATGCAGGGGTAATAAATCTTAATGACGGTATAAAAATTGATGGTATCGTTACAAGTACCGGTAATGTGAATGGTACATTAAATTGGGGCGGAGCAGGTGAAGTTACCGGTTTAATCACTAATATAGCAATGCTGAAAGCAGGTGCAGGTGATGTATTGCTATCTGCCGGCGGTAATTATTCTATTACCGAAATTCAAGGTAACGGTAATAATGATTTAACCTTTGCTGCTAATTCAAACTTAACCGGCGGTATTAATACTAGCGGTGGACAGGCGGTAAATTTAGTCTTTCAAGGCGGCGGTAGCGTTAGTGGTTCTGTCGGTTCAAATGCAGCAGTTGGTGATATTACGATACAAGCAGGAGCAGTAAATTTCGGCAGTACCGTTAAAAGTGGTAATGTTATCTTATCGAACGGTGCCACGATGCAGGTTAATAATAATGTCACTGCTACTGATATCTCAGGTGAAAATGCTAATGACGGTACTTTAAAACTAAATAATCTTGCACCTATTAATATAACCGGTACGCTTGGCAATAATAATACTATAGGTACAATAGAAGTTGCAAATAATGATGCTACCGTTACGGGCGGACTAAAAGCACAAAATATCAATTTCTCAAACGCAGCTCAGGCAGCTACCTTAACTTTAGGTGCAGCAGCACAAGTTACTAATATTACTACGGCAGGAAATAATATCCACACTTTAGCAGTAACGGATTTAGATACCGGTAACGGTGTTATCGGAGCTGCAAATAACAGATTAAAAGCAATAGAGTTAACAGGTAACGGCACAGTTACGGTTAACTCTAAGAATTTCTATTCAGGAATTACCACCGCAAATAATGGACAAGGTAACGTAAAGCTAAATATAGATGGCGGGATTGTTTATGATTTAGGTAGTAAGCTAGGCAGTTTAGCAAGCGTACAAGTTAGTGGAAATAGTACGGTTAAAGGTGATGTATATTCTAAAGATATTAATGTAGATGCAGGTAAAACTATAGATTTTGATAGAGGTAATAATAACACGAATCCAAAAAATTTAGCTGTACCTGGGGCTATAGTAGATTTAGACGTGTTACCTCGTTCACTCTCTCTATTTAATTATTTAACCGATATTAAAGCAGATAATTTAAATTTTGCAGATGCTACAACCACGGCAAATTTCAAAGATGCAGTTTTAATAGATGCACCGATTAATAACGGCGGTACTTTTAAGTTCAATGAAAATGTTTGGTTAAAACAAGAAATTACAAATGCAAAAAGCATAGAAATTGCATCTAATAAATTCATGTTACTTGAGAAAAATATTAAAGCAGACACTTTAATTGCCGATGAAGCAAATTTAGTATTGTTAAATAATTTAGAAATGAACACTAATTTGAATGTTAGAGACGTTGTATTAGATGTTGCTACTTATGAACTAAAATATACAGGAAATGTTACACATAACGGTCTGCTTACTATTATTACTCATTTTGATACGGCATTACAAAAAGGCGGTCATATATTAGTCGGTAACGGTGCTAATGTTGATATGTCCGGTTTAGATAATTTAATAGTTAAAATTAAATCCCGATCCGATATTACTAAAATCACTTCAAATACTAAACACCAAGTAGTAGCACTTGAAGCAGGAGGGGCATTTACTCCTGCACCTCAAGCTAAAGTCACTATTGATGCAAGCGGTGAACAAAACAGATTTGTAAAATGGGTCAGTGATGCAAACGGTCTTGTATTACTTGCAAATACCGATAACGAAGGCGGAGACGGTGGCAACGGAGGAGATAACGGCGGTGGTGACGGAGGCAATGGCGGCGGTAATGGAGGAGGTGGCTCCGGTGGAGGCGGCAATTCCGGCGGCGGTGGTGCCGTCTCTATTTTTGATCCATCTCCTATCCTAGATGATACTAAAAACAACCAAGTAGCTTCCGGTATAGCAAATCAGCTCATTAATAATGTTAAAGGTTTTGGTAATAATACTGATTCAGGTAAATTATTAAATGATTTAGGTTTGATATCGCCGAGTAGAGTTTCTGAGGCTTTAGATAGACTTGGTCACAGGACAAATACTAATGGAATTAACGAAGGAGTGGGAGAGTTTAACGGTATAGAGATTGAGGATTTATTAACCGATATAGCAATAAATATGGATAACCTTACTTCTGAAAGGATTGGCAATAGGTTAGAAGAATTAGGTGATGAAAATACTTTAAGCGGTCAAAATGAGCCGAATTCTAATCAGAATCGAAGAAGACGTACTAGTACTACTAATAATCAGGCAGCAGTTGCGGCAGGTGATGAAGATAATATAGGGACAGGCATTTGGGGCATACCATTCTATGGCAAAGCAACGCAAAAATCTAAAAACGGTTCAAGCGGTTATAAATCTAATACCGGAGGCGGTATAATCGGTTTTGACTATAATATTGATAATTCTATAGTTATTGGGGCTGCTTATACTATGGCCGATAGTAAAGTACGGCATAAAAATGATAAAAACGGCGATAGAACCAAAGCTAAAAGCAATATATATTCTATCTATGGGCTTTATAATTGGCTTACTAATAACTTCTTTGTTGAAGCTATAGGTTCATATGGTAGAAATAAAGTCAAAAATTACGAAAAACGTTTAACTTCTACTAATGATCAAACTGCAATCGGTAAATTTACTAATACTTTTTATAGCGGTGAATTACTTGGCGGTTATAACTATCTAATGTCTCATTTGACAACTATAACTCCGATGCTTGGGATTCGTTATGCTACATTTAAAAATAATAGTTATAAAGAAAACAGTACTACTTTCCAAAATTTATCTATAAGAAAAAATTCTTATAATAAATTTGAAACTATATTAGGTTTAAAGGGCGTAACTAATTATTTAGTACAAGATATAATAGTAAAATCTGAATTACACGGATTTATAAATTATAACTTTAAAGGTAAGTTACCGAATATCGATGCACGTCTAGACGGTATAGACGGACCGCTTACAACAGTTAGATTTAAACCTGCAAAGATAACCTATAATTTAGGCGGCGGTATTTCTACTAAATATAATATGATGGAATTTGGTATTAGATATAATTTATCTCTTGCGAAGAAATATATGGCAAATCAAGGGTCTTTAAAGATTAAAGTGAATCTGTAG